The following coding sequences lie in one Stigmatopora nigra isolate UIUO_SnigA chromosome 4, RoL_Snig_1.1, whole genome shotgun sequence genomic window:
- the LOC144195015 gene encoding docking protein 2-like isoform X2 produces MDVDVKKEGNVYLQQHKFGKRWKSMWCVLYRESSSSISRLELWEIKDGGGDGSKKKHRAGHKNIKVIRLSDLVRVSTDVRVEACPADSAPFLLETVDKVVVLAAHADHVADWTTTLCQLAFPVSWEEQQKQPLEQEGMKDNALYSTTTTKTTEGGDFQVRVRPTRWSEQCGLHGNVVLRASVDALHLLDARGVTLLIWPYKFLRRYGRDKTSFAVEAGRRCVSGEGNFEFDTKEGHALFRVVEAAIGLQRTGRDPSRKVNLPPLPPRPQGHHGPSAAQVSGGGIRRLGIGRRVLQVVLTSAADILGGDEHPQMPRRRERRTYLRHARS; encoded by the exons ATGGACGTGGATGTGAAGAAAGAAGGAAATGTTTACCTTCAACAACACAAGTTTGGAAAG AGGTGGAAGAGCATGTGGTGTGTCCTTTACCGAGAGAGTTCTTCATCCATCTCTCGCCTGGAATTGTGGGAAATTAAAGACGGGGGTGGTGACGGCAGCAAAAAGAAGCATCGAGCTGGACACAAAAACATCAAG GTGATCCGTCTGTCAGACTTGGTCCGGGTCAGCACCGACGTCCGTGTGGAGGCGTGTCCCGCTGACTCCGCCCCCTTCTTGCTGGAGACAGTGGATAAGGTGGTGGTCCTGGCAGCCCACGCTGATCACGTGGCAGACTGGACCACCACACTCTGTCAACTGGCCTTTCCC GTGAGCTGGGAGGAGCAACAAAAACAACCGCTAGAACAAGAAGGCATGAAAGACAACGCTTTGTACAGCACCACTACCACTAAGACTACTGAAG GTGGCGACTTCCAAGTACGCGTGCGTCCCACTCGCTGGTCCGAACAATGCGGCCTGCACGGCAACGTGGTTTTGAGAGCTTCAGTGGATGCGCTTCACCTGCTGGACGCTCGAGGCGTCACGCTGCTGATCTGGCCTTACAAGTTCCTGCGACGCTACGGCCGCGACAAG ACCTCCTTCGCGGTAGAGGCGGGTCGTCGTTGCGTCTCCGGCGAAGGTAACTTTGAGTTTGACACCAAAGAAGGTCACGCTTTATTCCGGGTGGTGGAAGCGGCCATCGGGCTCCAGCGGACCGGGCGGGACCCCTCCCGCAAGGTCAACCTTCCCCCCCTGCCGCCCCGGCCGCAAGGCCACCACGGGCCTTCCGCCGCTCAGGTCA GTGGCGGCGGGATTCGGAGACTTGGCATTGGACGCCGCGTACTCCAAGTTGTCCTTACCAGTGCCGCCGACATACTCGGAGGCGATGAACACCCCCAGATGCCTCGCCGGAGGGAAAGACGAACATATTTACGACATGCCCGGAGTTAA
- the xbp1 gene encoding LOW QUALITY PROTEIN: X-box-binding protein 1 (The sequence of the model RefSeq protein was modified relative to this genomic sequence to represent the inferred CDS: deleted 2 bases in 1 codon) has protein sequence MVVISSASGGAHKLILIAGKQSNEGDGCSTSSFGHPVSDTESSSSAGPTVRKRQRLTHLSPEEKALRRKLKNRVAAQTARDRKKAKMGELEQQVLELELENQKLQIENRLLRGKNNNLLTENDELKHRLGLCTLDTKEKVVASSGKETGLGIGSSESAALRLRVSAAGTDPAVPKPEDFSMDTALPDSADNESDLLLGMLDILDPELLFTSCEQLQVDGGNQVFAASPASLGTASIKLEALNGLIHLDHIYTKPAEVAEADDDDDDDDEDDDDDDDYNHNGMTVSFPADEVVVEEEEEDDDDSVKDEPEELIISRQMDEFLCTATIAISSSTSSSPSLSGKETCLADNYSDSGYEGSPSPFSDIPSPLCSVNPWDNMTSELFPQLISF, from the exons ATGGTGGTAATATCATCGGCAAGCGGTGGCGCCCACAAGCTCATTCTAATCGCCGGGAAGCAGAGCAACGAAGGCGACGGCTGCTCGACATCGAGCTTCGGCCACCCTGTCTCGGACACCGAGTCGAGCAGCTCGGCGGGGCCGACAGTGCGTAAAAGGCAGCGGCTCACACACTTGAGCCCCGAGGAGAAAGCATTAAGAAG GAAACTAAAGAACAGAGTTGCAGCCCAGACTGccagagacagaaaaaaagccaaaatgggTGAACTGGAACAGCAGGTCCTTGAATTGGAACTTGAG AACCAAAAACTTCAAATTGAGAATCGTCTCCTCCGGGGCAAAAACAATAACCTGCTTACAGAAAATGATGAACTGAAGCATAGACTTGGACTGTGCACGCTCGACACAAAGGAGAAG GTTGTAGCGTCCAGCGGGAAAGAAACAGGCTTGGGAATCGGGTCTTCTGAGTCCGCAGCACTCAGGCTACGTGTG TCTGCAGCAGGTACAGACCCAGCAGTTCCAAAACCTGAAGACTTCTCAATGGATACAGCTCTTCCTGACAGTGCAGACAATGAG TCTGATCTACTCCTGGGCATGCTGGACATCCTTGACCCGGAGCTTTTATTCACATCCTGTGAGCAGCTCCAAGTTGATGGGGGAAACCAAGTATTTGCCGCCTCACCTGCATCTCTGGGGACGGCATCAATCAAGCTGGAGGCCCTTAATGGACTAATCCACTTGGATCACATTTACACCAAACCGGCAGAGGTCGCCGAggcagatgatgatgatgatgatgacgatgaagatgatgatgatgatgacgactaCAACCACAACGGAATGACCGTTTCCTTCCCAGCAGATGAAGTGGTcgttgaggaggaggaggaggatgatgatgattccGTCAAGGATGAGCCAGAGGAATTGATCATCTCCAGACAGATGGATGAATTCCTTTGCACGGCCACCATCGCCATCTCCTCCTCGACGTCCAGCTCGCCATCTCTTAGCGGCAAGGAGACTTGCCTGGCGGATAACTACAGCGATTCTGGATATGAGGGCTCCCCGTCCCCTTTCAGCGACATACCGTCGCCACTGTGCTCAGTGAACCCGTGGGACAACATGACCAGTGAACTTTTCCCGCAGCTAATTAGCTTCTAG
- the kremen1 gene encoding kremen protein 1 isoform X1, translating into MERHHATSSLLLSGFFFLTSAALKHFDTECYTANGEDYRGFQTQTSFHGGKPCLYWNETFQHPYNTLKYPNGEGGLGSHNYCRNPDGDVQPWCYVADHEDGIYWRYCDIPTCQMPGNLGCFRDSGEPPTLSGPTETSNKLTIHTCINFCRKQRYKLAGMESGYACFCGNEVDLENHREASSIECNHVCFGDHRQPCGGDGWIIIFDTRVGSCGGNYSTPSGVIYSPDFPDKYGASRVCYWTVQVPGSLAIIFNFTFFDITDQTDMVELLDGYTNEVVARFDWRSPPRQLVNVTGDFVILYFYSDRTNQAQGFALLYQAQRGLKDDAVPGDEVEDFSSTVEPQLPPAVTDGAKGCSSSQILYVITSSPSKSDHNMPGQWAGPGQTTGHSSMWTIYTLAALLILTVVAMLIKLWLHITVKSLRIPTVCSSDSCSQSTSTEPWIILYRPSTISLFKKKIKNHQHHGDLSPLVGN; encoded by the exons AGTGTTACACGGCCAATGGAGAAGACTACAGGGGTTTCCAAACACAAACAAGTTTTCACGGGGGTAAGCCTTGCCTCTACTGGAACGAGACCTTCCAACACCCTTACAACACGCTCAAGTACCCCAATGGCGAGGGCGGCCTCGGCAGTCACAACTATTGCAG GAACCCCGATGGGGACGTACAGCCATGGTGCTACGTTGCAGACCACGAAGACGGAATATACTGGCGGTACTGCGACATCCCAACATGTCAAA tgcCAGGAAACCTTGGGTGTTTCCGGGACAGTGGGGAACCCCCAACCCTATCTGGACCCACTGAGACCTCCAACAAGCTGACCATACATACCTGCATTAACTTCTGCAGGAAACAGAGATACAAG TTGGCCGGCATGGAGTCGGGCTACGCTTGTTTCTGTGGCAATGAAGTGGATCTTGAAAACCACAGAGAGGCTTCGAGCATTGAGTGCAACCACGTTTGTTTCGGTGACCATAGACAGCCATGTGGCGGAGATGGTTGGATCATCATATTTGACA CTCGAGTGGGTTCCTGTGGTGGGAATTACTCGACCCCATCGGGAGTCATCTACTCTCCAGACTTTCCAGATAAATACGGAGCTAGTCGCGTTTGCTACTGGACAGTCCAGGTCCCCGGATCTTTGGCCATCATCTTCAACTTCACATTCTTCGACATCACGGATCAGACAGACATGGTGGAGCTGCTGGACGGCTACACTAATGAGGTGGTGGCTCGCTTCGACTGGCGTAGCCCGCCTCGTCAACTGGTCAATGTCACGGGAGACTTCGTTATCCTCTACTTCTACTCAGACCGGACTAACCAGGCGCAAGGGTTTGCGTTGCTCTACCAAG CTCAGAGAGGTCTTAAAGATGACGCCGTCCCAGGAGATGAGGTGGAGGACTTCTCCAGCACAGTGGAACCTCAGCTCCCCCCAGCTGTCACTGATGGCGCCAAAGGATGCTCGTCCTCACAGATCCTCTACGTGATCACGTCCAGCCCAAGTAAATCGGACCACAACATGCCAGGTCAGTGGGCTGGACCCGGACAGACCACCGGACACAGCAGTA TGTGGACCATTTACACCCTTGCTGCTCTTCTTATCCTCACCGTGGTTGCCATGTTGATCAAGCTATGGCTACACATCACAGTAAA GTCGCTCCGAATCCCCACAGTGTGCAGCTCGGACAGCTGCAGCCAGAGCACGTCAACTGAACCCTGGATCATCCTGTACCGGCCCTCCACCATCTCCCTCTTCAAGAAGAAGATCAAAAACCATCAGCACCATGGAGACCTTAGCCCCTTGGTGGGCAACTAG
- the LOC144195019 gene encoding kazal-type serine protease inhibitor domain-containing protein 1-like, with translation MSLAVALLLLVLCPNPRPCRSLDEQESAGTMEPDCGPCQAELCPAGPLGCRAGVVLDRCGCCSECANLEGQVCDPGGENVLFGLCGDGMRCQVEPRRHHQPEDYEEEDEEEQVCVCQQRQAVCGSDGVTYSNICHLREAAFSDPKLQKKGTGPCKTVPIIKVAPKNQVNGSGSHLIFLCEVFAFPMAAVEWRKDGVDDGASEERPRDAVLPGDDPHISVQSRGGPLRFELSSWLQIEGAEPGDAGTYRCVARNSLGSVSASAVLAVLSAEELSSYLANHVPLAEEPSDSLDQD, from the exons ATGTCGCTGGCAGTTGCACTTTTGCTTCTGGTTCTCTGTCCGAACCCGCGTCCGTGCCGGTCCCTGGACGAACAGGAGTCGGCAGGCACCATGGAGCCCGACTGCGGACCATGCCAAGCCGAGTTGTGCCCGGCGGGGCCGCTTGGCTGCCGGGCCGGCGTGGTCTTGGACCGCTGCGGCTGCTGCTCCGAGTGCGCTAACCTGGAGGGTCAAGTCTGCGACCCAGGAGGGGAAAACGTCCTCTTCGGGCTCTGCGGGGACGGGATGCGCTGCCAGGTGGAACCCAGACGCCACCACCAGCCAGAG GACTACGAggaagaggacgaggaggagcaGGTGTGCGTGTGCCAGCAACGGCAGGCGGTGTGTGGCAGTGACGGAGTGACCTATTCAAACATTTGCCACTTAAGGGAAGCCGCCTTTTCCGACCCCAAACTTCAGAAGAAAGGGACGGGTCCCTGCAAAACGG TCCCCATCATCAAAGTGGCCCCAAAAAACCAAGTGAATGGAAGTGGCAGCCATTTAATTTTCCTGTGCGAGGTCTTCGCATTCCCCATGGCGGCCGTGGAGTGGCGGAAGGACGGCGTGGACGACGGAGCGAGTGAGGAACGACCCCGGGACGCCGTCCTGCCCGGAGACGACCCGCATATCTCTGTGCAG agtcGCGGCGGGCCGCTACGCTTTGAGCTGTCCAGTTGGCTGCAGATCGAAGGGGCGGAGCCAGGAGACGCGGGGACCTATCGCTGCGTGGCCCGCAACAGCCTGGGCTCAGTGTCCGCCTCCGCCGTGCTCGCTGTCCTGTCGGCAG AGGAGCTCTCCTCCTACTTGGCCAATCACGTGCCTCTTGCGGAAGAGCCAAGCGATAGCCTTGACCAAGACTGA
- the coq5 gene encoding 2-methoxy-6-polyprenyl-1,4-benzoquinol methylase, mitochondrial, translating into MSALAACMVRNVFWQLSASVPFSVAANGRLLSHCWTRPSCRSLSDATAEKNTHFGFETVPEAEKAKKVYKVFENVAQKYDVMNDAMSLGVHRLWKDILLHAMHPQPGACLLDVAGGTGDIAFRFLDYVTSQKERRDRRLVGSMPDISDDDKAEEPKSRAVVCDINREMLKVGKEKARHMSVDANLSWVVGDAEELPFDDEQFDVYTIAFGIRNVTHIDLALQEAYRVLKPGGRFMCLEFSKVTNPFLASLYDAYSFQVIPVLGEVIAGDWKSYQYLVESIRKFPAQEEFKDMLEDAGLSCVRYHNLTGGVVALHSGFKL; encoded by the exons ATGTCTGCCCTTGCGGCATGCATGGTGCGTAATGTATTTTGGCAATTGTCCGCGTCTGTCCCTTTCTCCGTGGCGGCCAATGGACGCCTGTTGTCCCACTGCTGGACGCGACCGTCCTGCAGAAGTTTGAGTGATGCAACCGCAGAGAAAAATACTCATTTCGGCTTCGAGACTGTCCCGGAAGCCGAGAAAGCTAAGAAGG TTTACAAAGTGTTTGAGAACGTGGCTCAGAAGTATGACGTGATGAACGACGCCATGAGCCTGGGCGTCCATCGTCTGTGGAAGGACATCCTGCTGCACGCCATGCACCCCCAGCCAGGGGCGTGTCTCTTGGATGTGGCTGGTGGAACAG GTGACATTGCCTTCCGATTCCTGGATTATGTCACTTCACAAAAAGAGCGACGGGACCGACGCCTGGTGGGTTCCATGCCCGACATTTCTGACGACGACAAAGCCGAAGAGCCCAAATCCCGAGCGGTGGTCTGTGACATAAACAGAGAGATGTTGAAAGTGGGCAAAGAGAAAGCTCGCCATATGAGCGTCGATGCTA aTCTGTCGTGGGTGGTGGGCGACGCTGAGGAGCTACCGTTCGACGATGAGCAGTTTGACGTTTACACCATCGCCTTTGGGATTCGGAACGTCACACACATTGATCTG gCCCTGCAGGAAGCATATCGAGTCCTGAAGCCTGGTGGCAGGTTTATGTGTTTGGAGTTCAGTAAAGTAACCAATCCATTCTTGGCCAG TCTTTATGACGCATACAGCTTTCAGGTGATCCCAGTTCTGGGCGAGGTGATTGCTGGCGACTGGAAGTCGTACCAGTACTTGGTAGAAAGCATCCGCAAGTTTCCCGCTCAG GAGGAGTTTAAGGACATGTTGGAAGATGCAGGGTTGTCCTGCGTGCGTTATCACAATCTGACAGGCGGTGTGGTTGCCCTTCACTCAGGTTTTAAGCTGTGA
- the LOC144195015 gene encoding docking protein 2-like isoform X1: MDVDVKKEGNVYLQQHKFGKRWKSMWCVLYRESSSSISRLELWEIKDGGGDGSKKKHRAGHKNIKVIRLSDLVRVSTDVRVEACPADSAPFLLETVDKVVVLAAHADHVADWTTTLCQLAFPVSWEEQQKQPLEQEGMKDNALYSTTTTKTTEGGDFQVRVRPTRWSEQCGLHGNVVLRASVDALHLLDARGVTLLIWPYKFLRRYGRDKTSFAVEAGRRCVSGEGNFEFDTKEGHALFRVVEAAIGLQRTGRDPSRKVNLPPLPPRPQGHHGPSAAQVAAGFGDLALDAAYSKLSLPVPPTYSEAMNTPRCLAGGKDEHIYDMPGVKEPAASEYDAPEELMGEAWRVMATPDDPRSSLYAVPKRAEGSRQILPRDGGSA, translated from the exons ATGGACGTGGATGTGAAGAAAGAAGGAAATGTTTACCTTCAACAACACAAGTTTGGAAAG AGGTGGAAGAGCATGTGGTGTGTCCTTTACCGAGAGAGTTCTTCATCCATCTCTCGCCTGGAATTGTGGGAAATTAAAGACGGGGGTGGTGACGGCAGCAAAAAGAAGCATCGAGCTGGACACAAAAACATCAAG GTGATCCGTCTGTCAGACTTGGTCCGGGTCAGCACCGACGTCCGTGTGGAGGCGTGTCCCGCTGACTCCGCCCCCTTCTTGCTGGAGACAGTGGATAAGGTGGTGGTCCTGGCAGCCCACGCTGATCACGTGGCAGACTGGACCACCACACTCTGTCAACTGGCCTTTCCC GTGAGCTGGGAGGAGCAACAAAAACAACCGCTAGAACAAGAAGGCATGAAAGACAACGCTTTGTACAGCACCACTACCACTAAGACTACTGAAG GTGGCGACTTCCAAGTACGCGTGCGTCCCACTCGCTGGTCCGAACAATGCGGCCTGCACGGCAACGTGGTTTTGAGAGCTTCAGTGGATGCGCTTCACCTGCTGGACGCTCGAGGCGTCACGCTGCTGATCTGGCCTTACAAGTTCCTGCGACGCTACGGCCGCGACAAG ACCTCCTTCGCGGTAGAGGCGGGTCGTCGTTGCGTCTCCGGCGAAGGTAACTTTGAGTTTGACACCAAAGAAGGTCACGCTTTATTCCGGGTGGTGGAAGCGGCCATCGGGCTCCAGCGGACCGGGCGGGACCCCTCCCGCAAGGTCAACCTTCCCCCCCTGCCGCCCCGGCCGCAAGGCCACCACGGGCCTTCCGCCGCTCAG GTGGCGGCGGGATTCGGAGACTTGGCATTGGACGCCGCGTACTCCAAGTTGTCCTTACCAGTGCCGCCGACATACTCGGAGGCGATGAACACCCCCAGATGCCTCGCCGGAGGGAAAGACGAACATATTTACGACATGCCCGGAGTTAAAGAGCCGGCAGCTTCCGAGTACGATGCCCCGGAAGAGTTGATGGGCGAGGCGTGGCGGGTCATGGCCACCCCGGACGATCCTCGGAGCTCCCTCTACGCAGTCCCCAAGCGAGCGGAGGG
- the kremen1 gene encoding kremen protein 1 isoform X2, whose protein sequence is MERHHATSSLLLSGFFFLTSAALKHFDTECYTANGEDYRGFQTQTSFHGGKPCLYWNETFQHPYNTLKYPNGEGGLGSHNYCRNPDGDVQPWCYVADHEDGIYWRYCDIPTCQMPGNLGCFRDSGEPPTLSGPTETSNKLTIHTCINFCRKQRYKLAGMESGYACFCGNEVDLENHREASSIECNHVCFGDHRQPCGGDGWIIIFDTRVGSCGGNYSTPSGVIYSPDFPDKYGASRVCYWTVQVPGSLAIIFNFTFFDITDQTDMVELLDGYTNEVVARFDWRSPPRQLVNVTGDFVILYFYSDRTNQAQGFALLYQAQRGLKDDAVPGDEVEDFSSTVEPQLPPAVTDGAKGCSSSQILYVITSSPSKSDHNMPVWTIYTLAALLILTVVAMLIKLWLHITVKSLRIPTVCSSDSCSQSTSTEPWIILYRPSTISLFKKKIKNHQHHGDLSPLVGN, encoded by the exons AGTGTTACACGGCCAATGGAGAAGACTACAGGGGTTTCCAAACACAAACAAGTTTTCACGGGGGTAAGCCTTGCCTCTACTGGAACGAGACCTTCCAACACCCTTACAACACGCTCAAGTACCCCAATGGCGAGGGCGGCCTCGGCAGTCACAACTATTGCAG GAACCCCGATGGGGACGTACAGCCATGGTGCTACGTTGCAGACCACGAAGACGGAATATACTGGCGGTACTGCGACATCCCAACATGTCAAA tgcCAGGAAACCTTGGGTGTTTCCGGGACAGTGGGGAACCCCCAACCCTATCTGGACCCACTGAGACCTCCAACAAGCTGACCATACATACCTGCATTAACTTCTGCAGGAAACAGAGATACAAG TTGGCCGGCATGGAGTCGGGCTACGCTTGTTTCTGTGGCAATGAAGTGGATCTTGAAAACCACAGAGAGGCTTCGAGCATTGAGTGCAACCACGTTTGTTTCGGTGACCATAGACAGCCATGTGGCGGAGATGGTTGGATCATCATATTTGACA CTCGAGTGGGTTCCTGTGGTGGGAATTACTCGACCCCATCGGGAGTCATCTACTCTCCAGACTTTCCAGATAAATACGGAGCTAGTCGCGTTTGCTACTGGACAGTCCAGGTCCCCGGATCTTTGGCCATCATCTTCAACTTCACATTCTTCGACATCACGGATCAGACAGACATGGTGGAGCTGCTGGACGGCTACACTAATGAGGTGGTGGCTCGCTTCGACTGGCGTAGCCCGCCTCGTCAACTGGTCAATGTCACGGGAGACTTCGTTATCCTCTACTTCTACTCAGACCGGACTAACCAGGCGCAAGGGTTTGCGTTGCTCTACCAAG CTCAGAGAGGTCTTAAAGATGACGCCGTCCCAGGAGATGAGGTGGAGGACTTCTCCAGCACAGTGGAACCTCAGCTCCCCCCAGCTGTCACTGATGGCGCCAAAGGATGCTCGTCCTCACAGATCCTCTACGTGATCACGTCCAGCCCAAGTAAATCGGACCACAACATGCCAG TGTGGACCATTTACACCCTTGCTGCTCTTCTTATCCTCACCGTGGTTGCCATGTTGATCAAGCTATGGCTACACATCACAGTAAA GTCGCTCCGAATCCCCACAGTGTGCAGCTCGGACAGCTGCAGCCAGAGCACGTCAACTGAACCCTGGATCATCCTGTACCGGCCCTCCACCATCTCCCTCTTCAAGAAGAAGATCAAAAACCATCAGCACCATGGAGACCTTAGCCCCTTGGTGGGCAACTAG